The Paenibacillus sp. RUD330 genome has a segment encoding these proteins:
- the yqeK gene encoding bis(5'-nucleosyl)-tetraphosphatase (symmetrical) YqeK has protein sequence MDKHQMIESIRSGMPERRWQHVQGVISTAIVLAGRFGADPDKAELAAILHDLAKYWPVDRMEEAIREEGADLGILSYDKELWHAPAGAWISRRDYGVADIEVLDAVRYHTSGRAGMTLLDKVVCLADYMEPGRDFPGVEGIRELAETDLDAALGAGFDSTIRFLLEKGKVIYPLTLAARNDLITTITNRH, from the coding sequence ATGGATAAGCATCAGATGATCGAATCGATTCGCTCCGGCATGCCTGAGCGCCGCTGGCAGCATGTGCAGGGCGTCATCTCGACGGCCATCGTGCTCGCCGGACGGTTCGGAGCCGATCCGGACAAGGCGGAGCTGGCCGCCATCCTTCACGATCTGGCCAAATACTGGCCGGTGGACCGGATGGAAGAGGCGATCCGGGAAGAGGGCGCCGACCTCGGCATCCTGTCTTACGACAAGGAGCTGTGGCATGCGCCCGCAGGGGCGTGGATATCCCGCCGGGACTACGGCGTCGCGGATATCGAGGTGCTCGACGCCGTCCGTTACCATACGTCCGGCAGGGCCGGCATGACGCTGCTGGACAAAGTGGTCTGCCTCGCGGATTACATGGAGCCGGGACGGGACTTCCCCGGCGTGGAAGGCATCCGGGAGCTGGCCGAGACCGACCTCGATGCCGCGCTTGGAGCCGGTTTCGATTCGACGATACGATTTTTGCTGGAGAAGGGAAAAGTCATTTATCCCCTGACGCTGGCAGCACGGAACGACCTGATCACGACTATAACGAATAGACATTAG
- the nadD gene encoding nicotinate-nucleotide adenylyltransferase, with protein sequence MRKAGIMGGTFDPIHIGHLIAAERAMEACGLDEMLFIPNAGPPLKDRAPGASPEDRLSMVRLAVQAHPGFRALDVELKRGGVSYTFDTVLQLQEEMPETEFHLIIGTDRIGDLPKWHRIGELAERIRFIGVDRPSDDGDPAMSATAAAGRLPDKLRERLLLACMPRLAISSTAIRARLGAGLSVRYLVPEPALDYLLEKGLYRHDG encoded by the coding sequence ATGCGCAAGGCAGGCATCATGGGAGGCACGTTCGATCCCATTCATATCGGGCATCTGATCGCGGCGGAGAGGGCGATGGAGGCTTGCGGGCTGGACGAGATGCTGTTCATCCCGAATGCCGGGCCGCCTCTCAAGGACCGCGCTCCAGGGGCTTCTCCGGAAGACCGCTTGAGCATGGTCCGGCTCGCGGTGCAAGCCCATCCCGGCTTCCGGGCGCTGGATGTCGAGCTGAAGCGCGGCGGAGTCAGCTACACGTTCGATACCGTCCTGCAGCTGCAGGAAGAGATGCCGGAGACGGAATTCCATCTCATCATCGGAACGGACCGGATCGGGGATCTGCCGAAATGGCATCGGATCGGCGAGCTTGCGGAGAGGATCCGCTTCATCGGCGTCGACCGTCCGTCCGACGACGGCGATCCGGCCATGTCCGCGACCGCCGCGGCCGGCAGACTGCCGGACAAGCTGAGGGAGCGCCTGCTGCTGGCTTGCATGCCTCGTCTGGCGATCTCCTCGACGGCGATCCGGGCCCGGCTCGGAGCGGGCTTGTCGGTCCGGTACCTCGTGCCGGAGCCGGCGCTTGATTACCTTCTGGAGAAGGGACTGTACCGTCATGATGGATAA
- the yhbY gene encoding ribosome assembly RNA-binding protein YhbY, with amino-acid sequence MLTGKQKRHLRAMAHHLTPIFQIGKGGFNEQLVKHVEEAIEKRELLKVNLLNNCDEDAREVGAQLAQGSGSELVQVIGKTIVLYKESKDYKTIVLPR; translated from the coding sequence ATGTTGACAGGCAAACAAAAACGTCATCTGCGCGCGATGGCGCATCATCTGACCCCGATCTTCCAAATCGGCAAAGGCGGCTTCAACGAGCAGCTGGTGAAGCATGTCGAGGAAGCGATCGAGAAGCGCGAGCTGCTCAAGGTCAATCTCCTCAACAACTGCGACGAGGATGCGCGCGAAGTCGGCGCCCAGCTGGCGCAAGGCTCCGGCTCGGAGCTCGTGCAGGTGATCGGCAAGACGATCGTGCTGTACAAGGAGTCCAAGGACTACAAGACGATCGTGCTTCCCCGCTAG
- the aroE gene encoding shikimate dehydrogenase: MMAKTHGMSGMEIDSHTTLYGVIGDPIRHSKSPVMMNRAFRETGVNGAYAAFHVAADRLGDFWAGVRAMGIRGVNVTIPHKLDVMSHLDHVDEGARLIGAVNTVVNDGGVLTGYNTDGIGYVRSLKEEAMPELRGKRIAVIGAGGAARGVLYALLKEGPAEVAVLNRTEERARELADAFAPHGRARALPQTGSEAEEVLRSADLVVNTTSIGMHPNVDACPVDVSLLRPDAVASDLIYNPLETAWLAQARSLGHRTHGGLGMFIYQGAYAFEYWTGIPAPTGAMREAVLQAMQEKSAP; encoded by the coding sequence ATGATGGCAAAGACGCATGGGATGTCCGGAATGGAGATCGACAGCCACACGACCCTGTACGGCGTCATCGGCGACCCGATCCGGCATTCCAAATCGCCGGTCATGATGAACCGCGCCTTCCGCGAGACCGGAGTGAACGGCGCTTATGCCGCCTTCCATGTTGCGGCTGACCGGCTGGGCGATTTTTGGGCCGGAGTCAGGGCGATGGGCATCCGCGGCGTCAACGTGACCATTCCGCACAAGCTGGACGTCATGAGCCATCTGGATCATGTCGACGAAGGAGCCCGCCTGATCGGAGCCGTGAACACCGTCGTGAATGATGGCGGCGTCCTGACCGGCTACAACACGGACGGAATCGGGTATGTCCGTTCCCTGAAGGAGGAGGCCATGCCCGAGCTGCGAGGCAAGCGAATCGCGGTCATCGGAGCCGGCGGGGCCGCCCGCGGCGTGCTGTACGCGCTGCTGAAGGAAGGACCTGCCGAGGTCGCGGTGCTGAACCGGACGGAGGAGCGCGCCAGGGAGCTGGCGGATGCCTTTGCCCCGCATGGACGGGCGCGGGCGCTTCCGCAGACCGGCAGCGAGGCGGAGGAGGTTCTCCGTTCAGCCGATCTCGTCGTGAATACGACCTCGATCGGGATGCATCCTAATGTGGACGCATGCCCTGTCGACGTATCTCTGCTGCGGCCGGACGCGGTCGCAAGCGACCTGATCTACAATCCGCTTGAGACCGCTTGGCTGGCCCAAGCCCGCAGCCTCGGCCACCGCACGCATGGCGGACTCGGCATGTTTATCTACCAAGGCGCTTACGCCTTTGAATACTGGACCGGCATACCGGCTCCGACCGGAGCGATGAGGGAAGCCGTCCTGCAGGCGATGCAGGAGAAGTCCGCACCATAG
- the yqeH gene encoding ribosome biogenesis GTPase YqeH, whose translation MSEKQLDKQGCAGCGAALQSDSKDKPGYVPASAKGGEAVICQRCFRIRNYNDAVSVSMDHDEFLRLLGGIASTDSLVVHIVDLFDFEGSLISGLQRFVGNNPVLLVVNKIDLLPKGTNYNRIRNWVQRQAKAQGLRTVDIVLCSAKKGMGFERVVEAVEELRGRRDVYVVGATNVGKSTLINRLISDYSDLDRELTVSRFPGTTLDEIRIPLDDGKAIVDTPGIVYRSRLTELVPRGVLGALLPDKPIKPLVYQLDAGQTLFFGSLIRFDYAAGANLSFTLYTANAMKVHRTKMERADDLYAQHKGELLAPPSREELETMPAWTRHSLRIPKGSESDVFVSGLGWIRVNGTSGAQIEVYAPKGVKVLVREALI comes from the coding sequence GTGAGCGAAAAACAACTGGACAAGCAAGGATGCGCAGGCTGCGGAGCCGCGCTTCAGTCCGACAGCAAGGACAAGCCGGGCTACGTCCCGGCATCGGCAAAGGGCGGCGAAGCCGTCATTTGCCAGCGGTGTTTCCGCATCCGCAACTACAACGACGCCGTATCGGTGTCCATGGACCATGACGAATTCCTGAGGCTGCTCGGCGGCATCGCGTCCACCGACAGCCTCGTCGTCCATATCGTCGACCTGTTCGACTTCGAAGGAAGCCTGATCTCCGGCTTGCAGCGCTTCGTGGGCAACAATCCCGTGCTGCTCGTCGTCAACAAGATCGACCTGCTTCCGAAGGGGACGAACTACAACCGCATCCGCAACTGGGTTCAGCGGCAGGCCAAGGCGCAAGGACTGCGCACGGTCGATATCGTCCTGTGCAGCGCCAAGAAAGGCATGGGCTTCGAGCGGGTCGTGGAGGCGGTCGAGGAGCTGCGCGGCCGCCGCGACGTCTACGTCGTCGGCGCCACCAACGTCGGCAAGTCGACGCTCATCAACAGGCTCATCTCCGACTACAGCGATCTGGACCGGGAATTGACCGTATCGAGGTTCCCGGGAACGACGCTCGACGAGATCCGCATCCCGCTTGACGACGGCAAAGCCATCGTCGACACGCCGGGCATCGTGTACCGCTCGCGCTTGACGGAGCTCGTGCCGCGCGGCGTTCTGGGAGCCTTGCTGCCGGACAAGCCGATCAAGCCGCTCGTGTATCAGCTCGATGCCGGCCAGACGCTGTTCTTCGGAAGCCTGATCCGGTTCGATTATGCGGCCGGAGCCAACCTCAGCTTCACGCTGTACACGGCCAATGCGATGAAGGTTCACCGGACGAAGATGGAGCGCGCCGACGATCTCTACGCCCAGCACAAGGGCGAGCTGCTCGCCCCGCCCTCGCGGGAAGAGCTCGAGACGATGCCGGCATGGACGCGCCATTCCCTGCGCATTCCAAAAGGAAGCGAGTCCGACGTGTTCGTATCGGGCCTGGGCTGGATCCGCGTCAACGGCACCAGCGGCGCGCAGATCGAAGTTTATGCGCCCAAGGGAGTCAAGGTTCTCGTCCGCGAGGCTTTAATCTGA
- a CDS encoding YqeG family HAD IIIA-type phosphatase — protein MFERLVPHMRVKSIYEIDLDLLKEKGVRGIITDLDNTLVGARIALATPELIAWLDRVRELGFQVVVVSNNHETRVSRFAEPLAIPFIHAARKPSTQAFRKALAVLGLEAEQTVVVGDQMMTDVLGGKRMGLYTILVAPISPADEGFGTRINRLLERIALSRLRRKGLWQEEETSK, from the coding sequence ATGTTTGAACGGCTGGTGCCGCACATGCGCGTGAAATCTATATATGAAATCGATCTTGATCTGCTGAAGGAGAAGGGTGTTCGAGGCATCATCACCGATCTCGACAACACGCTCGTCGGCGCCCGGATCGCACTGGCGACCCCGGAACTGATCGCCTGGCTCGACAGGGTCAGGGAACTCGGCTTCCAAGTCGTGGTCGTATCCAACAACCACGAGACCCGGGTATCCCGATTCGCCGAACCGCTGGCGATTCCGTTCATCCATGCGGCCCGCAAGCCGTCCACCCAAGCGTTCCGCAAGGCGCTGGCGGTGCTTGGCCTGGAGGCGGAACAGACGGTGGTCGTCGGCGACCAGATGATGACCGATGTATTGGGAGGCAAGCGGATGGGGCTGTATACGATACTCGTAGCTCCCATCTCGCCGGCGGATGAAGGCTTCGGCACCCGGATCAACCGGCTGCTGGAACGGATTGCCCTCTCCCGGCTGCGCCGCAAGGGCCTGTGGCAGGAGGAGGAAACAAGCAAGTGA